The sequence GGTATTACCATACCCGTAATAACACACAGAATGATTtctggggtgtttatccacagtggcatgagttggtctTATTTcttttgtcactacaatgacacatttgagaaaacaatgcaatttttacattgCCCCATTCTTTGTggtgtgccctttcctaaaacggGGTCTCTattcaggggtttctattgtactggtacctcaggggcaccccaacagctgtctagtgaaaagggtgctctaAAAGCTAAATGTTTCTTGTTTCTTCTCAGTCCTGTCctgatttttttatgtttctttagaaagaattaaagggttaacagacattccaaatgctgatttgaatagtttgagatgttgaatttataaaatggtgttacttgtgggagtatatagtacataagcctttatagggaacttccaaactgaattggtcaccaaaaatttagcatttttcaaatatctagaaaatctgagaagttgctactaaaacttgaaaacttctcacatctgtaaaaaaattgaaacgtaaaacaaattatggaaataagaccaatggcaaaagattTCTACAAAAAAATGGTGATGTGACGTTTAATTTTTGTCAAATATGTTTTACCTTTTTTGATGTCTAATCTGGGGTGCTTCTTTTAGTTTTATAATCCAAAAATAAGAGTACTGTCATGATACAATATAACTTTTTACGGTTTACTATAAATTTTACTCGAAAGCTATAAAAACACCTATTTGAAAAACAATTGAGAGAAATAGTGTCCAAAATGGAGTTACTGTTTTTGTATATCAAATGCATGTTCCATAGAACAAAAAATGCATCTTTTCTTTAACACCATGTTAAAACTATATGTAAGTGGAAACATTTTGTTTCTTACTTTTATGGCACAATTTATTAAAACATCCTTTGGTAATAGCACAAAAATGGCCAAAACCGATTGTTTGAATCACTTTTTTCCACTGAAAACAGTGATTCACATTCAGTGAAACATCCATGCCAAAATCTTCCACTGTCTGCAAAGTGTGGCTTAGGTGGCATTAATTTTCCTTCATGTTTTGCATGTGTGAACTGtagctaaagtttttttttgtgtttgggaTTGATTGAGCCACACCCAGCTCTCTAAAGCCCAGCCCTGCGCAGCAAAGGTTACCAGAGTGATGGATGGCCTGTCCACTCTGCCCAGTCCCTTTACACCTTACTGGTTCTACCAGTCTCCCTAAATATTTTCATATTGTTTTTGCTTTGCTATTGAGTGTATCTGATCTCTGCTATGTTTTCTCGACCTCCCTCTAGTGACACAATTCTTTGCCTTCAACACAATCATAATTTTGACCCGGTTCTGTCTTATTCCAATTGTTTATATCTGTTGTTTATCTCTCTGTATCTTAGTGTGACTACTGATCTGTCTCTAATTCTTTGTTACCTGTCTGATCCTCCATCTAGCAGCTACCAGTCAAAGGTTCACTCTTATCAGGGCAGCTTATCTTATTGTCGGCAGTTGGTAGTCTGCAGGAACATTGCAGGGTGAATTTGCTACCACTTACCCAGCTtgcaccaagtctggttgtgctgtttgctggacaggtatctCACAGTCAGCCATAAAATCATCCTTTCTAGTACATGTCTCATTTGCATATCTTAATTACACTGTAGAAGCCAGGCAGGATTTGTCATAAAGCAAACTTGGGGCCTAGGGATCTATGTTTTCAAAAGACTCAAGGTAAGTCTGCTTAGGCAGGAAGTGTGACCATCCTCACTTTGGAGAGCATGTGTCTTGTGCATGGAATCAAAGATATGATCTCATCAGCAAGATTGAGCGAGTTTGGTGTAGCTTCAATCCCGCCGAAAAGTGCAACAGCAGGACAATGGGAAATCATATCTATCAAATAACTCATAATCTGTAGTTATGAGGCCCGATTAACAGGATACTGTCAGGGGAAATGATTTTACATGTATTTTGAATTTCCTGAATCTAGCTAAAATAACCAGTCATATTGGGCACGTTGAAAGCTGCCCAAGAATTTGTGGCTGGGTTTCACAGTGGCGAGTAACCTTCACCTAATTCAGTAGTAAGGCTCTTTGTAtccatttttataactttttgtgtatgtattgtgtgtatattctttgtaattttttttctgacaATTGTATGTCTTTATGTATGCAGTGCACATTAGTGTATTAAATGTTTAAAACTTAATAATCTAAGAATATCTTTGTAGGACTTAAGTTATAAAAGAGATAGTGTTACCAATATTGACTTTAAGTAATCATTTAGCTCAGTGTGTAATCTGTAACAGGTGCCTATTTACCGTCTCTTTATAATTTCCAGCATAAGTGCATCCCGTGACATAACTTGAGAGTGGGTGTTCATCACAAAATCTATAAAGGTCCCAAAATCCTCAACGTACTCCTGGGCTTGGTTTTGAGTAGAACACTAGTTATAAATATGGTTCAACAATAGAATCAGGGTTCTAAATATTAAGGTTTAATCTGGTACTAACacagagaaataaataaaaatgaagatctgcaaaaacaattacatttttacatttcatcTCAATTTTAATTCCTGTGTACTACATAACATTTTGTCAATATTTTGAAGGAAGCAGTTTTTTCAATATATAGACCCCTCAAAGATATTTAAGAGCTGAACAGGTCCATATGTACATACATTTTAATAATGTACTTCCATATGGGATTCGTTTTTGATAGAACTGTTAAATTTGTCTCATATAATGCAGCAAATGTGTTCCTGATTTGTTTGCCATGAATTAATTTCATCttgttttgaaattttttccagATTATTTTTAAATTCATGTTTTGTTGTTGTAACTTTAGGAAGCGTGGCAATGTTTTGGGGGGAGCCTGTAGTTTCTTGTGCTGATCCTGATGCTTGAATTCTGTCAGCATTTGTAACTTCATCAAATTGCTTTATTTGAATGGTAGATTTGTTATTTTGTTCTTTGCTGGTACATGTATTGACCACTATTTTTACATCTGATGACATTGGCACAGCTtgctcagcaccatggacaataaGATCATTAGTGTTGACTAGGTCATTTGCAGGCAGAGAAACACTTGCTTTATATTGTTGACTGTTTTGACCGCTCCATGAGTTTTGTAGTAAAGGCAATTTTTCTCTTTGGACAAGGACAGTTTCAGATTGTATGTCATCTCTAGAAGATGATGTTGGATATTCTGTTGTGTTGCAATTATTTGCAGTTTGGAAGCTATTACTTGGTTGTACAGCTCCAAATTTTATTTGCTTGCATGTTTCCATGGTGTCTATTGAATTGTGCATTTGTAAATTTGTGTTATCGGCATGAAGAACTGACAACTGATGGGGTTTTGTGTCCTGTAGGGACACAATTGAATTGGATGTCCTTTCCTGTGAATGTTTTGGACTCTTCAACATGTCTATGTTAAGGCGTGCCATTTTATGATCAGTAACATTATTTGTGGTATCAGCAAAATCCACTTCACTCACTTGGTATTGAGGTCCATTTGCCTGTTGCCTCATTACAAATGTAAAACCTGTTGAGTGTAAAATTAGCCCAGGTTTAACATGGAATTCAGAATCTTGAAGTACATTTTGTGAAGGTCCATTTTTTCTACTAGTACCTTCAAGGATTTCATCTTGAACACTGCTGTTGGGATGAAGTTTTGCATTAATATGGGCAGGCAACACTCTTGTATCTGGTATAGAACCAAAGGGCTCTTCTCCCTGAGATGCAACATAATGTCCATTAGAGGgcattttttcaacattttgtggAGTTAGTGGTTTGTGTTCCATTTGCATTACTTTTGCAATATGCTGATCCATAGGACTCACTGGATTCTGTTCTGAGGACAACATTTGATCATCATGAAGAAGGTGTCCAGCCTTTTGTAATTGATCATTCTGTGTGTTCAAGAAGTCAGAAGAACACACTTCTTTTTGAAAGTTGCTAGTAAACAGAGAGCCAGTTCCTTTAAGTTTAGCATCTGAAAAACATACAAGACTGGATTAGTAACATTATTTTTCTAGTACCCATACGCCGAAATCACCTaaaaaagagacttataaaaagcagcccatTGCGAGGAGACAAGATGCCTGACGCTCCCTGTTGCTAATCATTCATGCCTTCTGCCTTCTGCGTGACCTCACCTCTCCAGTATGGGAGAGGGAGGAATGCATAACGTGGTAGGCGTGAATTCACGCCtctcgtgtgatgtcacctcccacTCCCagcatggacacacaggtgcacaagccgtaattatcacagagagtaatcagaatcATGTAATATAACGGCTAAAGCACCAGTGTATCCATCAcacgaccatggacagatttctattcactgaaaGTTAACAATTAAAGAAaaactgtcatcaggtctctgtaattAATTCTGTCACCACctcctgttagagcagctcacaaggattccattccagcctttatctagtcaattctaaaatcatcttttctttattatgtaaatgagtctgagggctttatcatatgccagcgcaTAGAGCAGCAGTTTATGATAAGTCTCTCCCCATATGTTCATTTAACAAAGTATAATATTTATTTAGTAACTACTTATTGTATGCATTAAACAGTAGTAATTAAAGTATTAATTGCATCCAAGATTATTAACCTTCAATTGCATACCAATTGAGGCAATGATGCATtaagggggtattcccacaaagacaagtttcttaaatatactcaggataacaaaataacacattctctaattcaatgttattaacaaaaatacagcatttcagagatataattccaacctgtctctatctttCTTGGtgaacacaatttcagttgcccctagacatgaccctgtaacttctaacTTAgagtcggggaagccatcttggatttctgtgtgacggtcGTGCAGctaagatttctgtctctctctgtctctccctgcactctagctccACCCTCTGCATTTcaggacggagctcacagacaccagggccgattctagcctttttgccacCTGAGGCGAAAATTTAAATACTGCCCCCCTCTCTGCATAATAGTTTAAAAAAGGCCTTATTTTTCATCCACAATTACATTAACCAATGCCTAAACAGTTTGGACAATCTACAATCAGTAAATCTGGTAGCTGTCCCATATAGTAAAAAGAATGCATTTACACAatttaatgtaaataaaaaagCAGCCAAGAGAGCAGATACTACATTATAAGTTTCCATGCAGGAAGGTAGCATTGTATGTATTGGAGGACAAAGAAGTAGTAGTATAGCTCTCTTAATTATATCATGCACAAAcatgttttacatatttttcaGAGGTTTCTGTACACTTTGGATTAtttttaactggttaaggaccgggccctttcctgttttttcatgtccatttttcactccccaccttcaaaaatctataacttttttatttttacacgtaaagagctgtgtgacggcttgttttctgcataacaaattgcacttcatagtgatggtattaaatattccatgccatgtactcggaagcgggaaaaaaattccaaatgcaatgaaaatggtgaaaaaaagcatttgcgccattttcttgtgggcttggatattacatctttcactgagcgccccaaatgacatgtctactttattctttgggtcggtacaattaaggggataccaaatttgtataggtattataatgttttcatacatttacaaaaattaaaacctcctgtacaaaaataattttt comes from Engystomops pustulosus chromosome 6, aEngPut4.maternal, whole genome shotgun sequence and encodes:
- the LOC140064052 gene encoding uncharacterized protein isoform X1, which encodes MDEILKSEIFLVVYEKKEVSLEEFGGLFRQVHGYYLNLSNYGYSSLKTLLHDMNDLVELRTIDGINMIRCKSRSSHHVVVANGNNFQAQQISGISSIPSSVLTSGPVIKKPGETQPIQNHMKQVRTSKSTTANKSKDASKSKCSLLAQKTDHAVGFVHCHQPKKDGFSKSLKTPTINPVCAGQASVATASSAAKKSRAYQRRQESNATSSNPKSERNITSLQNVKAAQTRAGPNRSYAFVCASNVSKNQIFQNQNQLNPNHIKFSADVIVNTANVTLSHPKEPRTSIQPSSVIKENIQTLLNHHANGISVFQLQKLYLFMFNQTLKSKGSITVKHLLLELKDVVKTEGVGVQMQVYPVSATSGKGNHDAKLKGTGSLFTSNFQKEVCSSDFLNTQNDQLQKAGHLLHDDQMLSSEQNPVSPMDQHIAKVMQMEHKPLTPQNVEKMPSNGHYVASQGEEPFGSIPDTRVLPAHINAKLHPNSSVQDEILEGTSRKNGPSQNVLQDSEFHVKPGLILHSTGFTFVMRQQANGPQYQVSEVDFADTTNNVTDHKMARLNIDMLKSPKHSQERTSNSIVSLQDTKPHQLSVLHADNTNLQMHNSIDTMETCKQIKFGAVQPSNSFQTANNCNTTEYPTSSSRDDIQSETVLVQREKLPLLQNSWSGQNSQQYKASVSLPANDLVNTNDLIVHGAEQAVPMSSDVKIVVNTCTSKEQNNKSTIQIKQFDEVTNADRIQASGSAQETTGSPQNIATLPKVTTTKHEFKNNLEKISKQDEINSWQTNQEHICCII
- the LOC140064052 gene encoding uncharacterized protein isoform X4, with the protein product MKVRTSKSTTANKSKDASKSKCSLLAQKTDHAVGFVHCHQPKKDGFSKSLKTPTINPVCAGQASVATASSAAKKSRAYQRRQESNATSSNPKSERNITSLQNVKAAQTRAGPNRSYAFVCASNVSKNQIFQNQNQLNPNHIKFSADVIVNTANVTLSHPKEPRTSIQPSSVIKENIQTLLNHHANGISVFQLQKLYLFMFNQTLKSKGSITVKHLLLELKDVVKTEGVGVQMQVYPVSATSGKGNHDAKLKGTGSLFTSNFQKEVCSSDFLNTQNDQLQKAGHLLHDDQMLSSEQNPVSPMDQHIAKVMQMEHKPLTPQNVEKMPSNGHYVASQGEEPFGSIPDTRVLPAHINAKLHPNSSVQDEILEGTSRKNGPSQNVLQDSEFHVKPGLILHSTGFTFVMRQQANGPQYQVSEVDFADTTNNVTDHKMARLNIDMLKSPKHSQERTSNSIVSLQDTKPHQLSVLHADNTNLQMHNSIDTMETCKQIKFGAVQPSNSFQTANNCNTTEYPTSSSRDDIQSETVLVQREKLPLLQNSWSGQNSQQYKASVSLPANDLVNTNDLIVHGAEQAVPMSSDVKIVVNTCTSKEQNNKSTIQIKQFDEVTNADRIQASGSAQETTGSPQNIATLPKVTTTKHEFKNNLEKISKQDEINSWQTNQEHICCII
- the LOC140064052 gene encoding uncharacterized protein isoform X2, which produces MDEILKSEIFLVVYEKKEVSLEEFGGLFRQVHGYYLNLSNYGYSSLKTLLHDMNDLVELRTIDGINMIRCKSRSSHHVVVANGNNFQAQQISGISSIPSSVLTSGPVIKKPGETQPIQNHMKVRTSKSTTANKSKDASKSKCSLLAQKTDHAVGFVHCHQPKKDGFSKSLKTPTINPVCAGQASVATASSAAKKSRAYQRRQESNATSSNPKSERNITSLQNVKAAQTRAGPNRSYAFVCASNVSKNQIFQNQNQLNPNHIKFSADVIVNTANVTLSHPKEPRTSIQPSSVIKENIQTLLNHHANGISVFQLQKLYLFMFNQTLKSKGSITVKHLLLELKDVVKTEGVGVQMQVYPVSATSGKGNHDAKLKGTGSLFTSNFQKEVCSSDFLNTQNDQLQKAGHLLHDDQMLSSEQNPVSPMDQHIAKVMQMEHKPLTPQNVEKMPSNGHYVASQGEEPFGSIPDTRVLPAHINAKLHPNSSVQDEILEGTSRKNGPSQNVLQDSEFHVKPGLILHSTGFTFVMRQQANGPQYQVSEVDFADTTNNVTDHKMARLNIDMLKSPKHSQERTSNSIVSLQDTKPHQLSVLHADNTNLQMHNSIDTMETCKQIKFGAVQPSNSFQTANNCNTTEYPTSSSRDDIQSETVLVQREKLPLLQNSWSGQNSQQYKASVSLPANDLVNTNDLIVHGAEQAVPMSSDVKIVVNTCTSKEQNNKSTIQIKQFDEVTNADRIQASGSAQETTGSPQNIATLPKVTTTKHEFKNNLEKISKQDEINSWQTNQEHICCII
- the LOC140064052 gene encoding uncharacterized protein isoform X3 codes for the protein MKQVRTSKSTTANKSKDASKSKCSLLAQKTDHAVGFVHCHQPKKDGFSKSLKTPTINPVCAGQASVATASSAAKKSRAYQRRQESNATSSNPKSERNITSLQNVKAAQTRAGPNRSYAFVCASNVSKNQIFQNQNQLNPNHIKFSADVIVNTANVTLSHPKEPRTSIQPSSVIKENIQTLLNHHANGISVFQLQKLYLFMFNQTLKSKGSITVKHLLLELKDVVKTEGVGVQMQVYPVSATSGKGNHDAKLKGTGSLFTSNFQKEVCSSDFLNTQNDQLQKAGHLLHDDQMLSSEQNPVSPMDQHIAKVMQMEHKPLTPQNVEKMPSNGHYVASQGEEPFGSIPDTRVLPAHINAKLHPNSSVQDEILEGTSRKNGPSQNVLQDSEFHVKPGLILHSTGFTFVMRQQANGPQYQVSEVDFADTTNNVTDHKMARLNIDMLKSPKHSQERTSNSIVSLQDTKPHQLSVLHADNTNLQMHNSIDTMETCKQIKFGAVQPSNSFQTANNCNTTEYPTSSSRDDIQSETVLVQREKLPLLQNSWSGQNSQQYKASVSLPANDLVNTNDLIVHGAEQAVPMSSDVKIVVNTCTSKEQNNKSTIQIKQFDEVTNADRIQASGSAQETTGSPQNIATLPKVTTTKHEFKNNLEKISKQDEINSWQTNQEHICCII